The Gossypium hirsutum isolate 1008001.06 chromosome D06, Gossypium_hirsutum_v2.1, whole genome shotgun sequence genome contains the following window.
GGGTCCTTTCAACTAAAGATGACTTTAGATGGAATATTTGCAATTTTTTATGAatacaattaattattttgtataaataGCATTATCTGCTATATAAATATCTgaattttagtaattaaaaaaataagtaaattaatttctattttgaaaaattaatactTAAACGTCAATATGATATGCATGTGTCTTGTACCATTTTTAAGAGtaaaaataagtgaaattttcaaacaaaaaatttaatttgctCTTTATTCTAATCTAAAAAAAActaacttattttttaattaaaagataCAAAATATAATCTATCACTTAATATAGGGACTTTCGTGATATTTTTACCAAGATATTAAATATTATCTGCAAaagaaaatcaattaaaaaaattttgtttatcTGATATTTATTTACAAATATCAACCATTAGAAACAGGGGAAAAAGCCGGAATGGCAAGGGCATTGGGCTCCAGGTTAAATGGGATAATTTCACTTTTAGCCCCTCAGATCTTTTTAATCCTTCGATTAATGGGAAAATTGCATTTTCTGCCGTCCAAAATATTAACCTctaaacttttttataattttatattagacCCCAAAATTCTAATCCCAAAATTTACGTTAAACTAAGCTAAGGGAAACGGAAAAATGTACCTGTCATCATGTCCCAGGAGCATAACTTCATCATGGTGAGCAAAATAGCTATTACTAATGGTAATCCCAGTGGACCCCATAACAGCATCAACCAACCCATCGGTGCAGTAACTTAAAGAACAATGATCAACCCAGATTTTCTGAGACCCAAAAATGGAGATCCCATCACCGTCCGATCTCCCTCTCCTCCCCACATGCGTTGGAGATGAAGCAATGTCAGTGTTCCCCGAAGGTTTACAATGGTGAACATGGATATTATGGATGATAATATGCGACACGTACTGTAACGTTAAACACCCATTTCCGGTTATATGGACGTTAACCCCTCTACCGTCAATGGTTTTGAAAGAGTTGAAAATGAGTTCGTGTTTGAGTTCGATGACCATGTTGGTTGAAAAGACGATCCAAAGGGGTTCGTCTTGGATGACGGCGTGCCGAAGGGTGCCTGGTTTGGGGTTAACGGTGTCGTGGTCGGAGGAATCGGTGACGGTGTAGATCCGACCGCCTTTTCCGCCGAGGGTGCCTCGTGCGAAGCCGATGGAGCAGTCGGCTAAGCGTTGACGGTTATTGAACCAGTTGGGGTCACATCTCCAGCAATCATCAATGGGGTTTCCAGTTCGACATTGATCTTTGGTGTTTTCAGACAATGTTTGTCTTCTAGATAAAGATGCATTTAAGCTCCTGCAAGGGAAAAAGTGAAGATTTTTAGTAAATGTAGAGAGAGAAAGCAGATTCTCTTTTTTAACCTCATTTTCTCTTAGAATCCTTCAAAAAGGGGGGATTCAGATTTGGGgttaaaaaaacactaaaatgggggttttttttttcctttttgtgaaGAACAAAGAGAAGCCATTGTAATGCGAAACAAAAGGGGTGAGGATTTGGGGTTATAAAGCACTAAAATGGGTTTTCTTTTTGAAGAACAAACATTCGAGGGAAGCCATTGTAATGCAAAAACAGAGAACTTGAAAtgttcaaaacaaaacaaaaggggGGAGGATTGGGGGTTAAAAAACACCAAAATGAGTTTTTTGTGGGTGTGTGTTCTGAAACAAGCACTTGAGTAGCCATTGAAAAGGGAGGATTAGCTTACCATTGAACATCAAGAACAACGGATTCAGGGTGAGGGTGTTGATGAGGGAGACTAAGATTGAAGGTAGCTCTTGAAACTGAAGCCAAGATGCACATGAAGAGAATGCAGGTGAAAGGAAGCATCTTGGAAGTGAAATGAAGCAACAAAAATGGAAACGAAAGTTGGGGATTTCCAGTTTTGTTCTTCTGTATGAAAAAGgttcacttctttgcacaatggAATGTGATTGGCATTTGCTTGTTGTTGACAGTTGTTCTAGAGCCCAAAATAAACTTAGGAGACTGCAAATCCTTGGAAAATGTGAAGTGATTTATATAATAATACCAAAGCAATTTaaacaaaaagtgaaagaaagaaagctttgctcaaagaaaagaagaaagaaaaaacaacaaCCCTTTTccaatttttcaactttttcttcttcatttttggtcggatttttaactttttttctttaattattttatctaaggCTAAACTCGACGAATGCTCACACAATTATATGAAAGTTTTTTTAgttgatataataatatatttagtttttaatatttaattattctatcaacttgatcttaattttaaataatttaatgaatcTAACCATTCAcatttataaattctatcaatttgatcctcgaACTTTTTAATCAaaactttcaacttttaaaagagAGGCATTCCACATATAATAATTGTCTTATTTATCGTTGAAATTATCTAATTTGATACgcaacttttttatttatatttttaagaagtttatgttaaaaattaattaaataccattaaaaataatagaaattacaaattttaaaaatataatatataatgaaattatataaataatttaatatttgtaaaaaacAATATTTCACTTTGACcaacaaaaaattttgaattaatttggtaaatgatttgACACTAAAACAGATTAGTAGTTATACATATTGCTtattgtgaaattaaaaataaaaaataaatagaacacaTAATAATCTCTTAATCAgtttataaaactaaaaaaaatcattaattcaattaattctttcgcattttttataaaaaattaaatgttcgtaatttttcatatataattattGATTGTATAATTAGATTTTTCAAAACCATATCTTTTAACTTTggattttatttccaattttaaTAACTAACTTGGAGGACTATTTCTACATACATTGAAGGAATTACCATACTATTAACAATAAGAGTAAATCTaatgtgttttttttaaggtttttctattttctttagcCAAAATTGTATCGattaattgttataaaatattatatttagaagata
Protein-coding sequences here:
- the LOC107939532 gene encoding probable pectate lyase 13 — protein: MLPFTCILFMCILASVSRATFNLSLPHQHPHPESVVLDVQWSLNASLSRRQTLSENTKDQCRTGNPIDDCWRCDPNWFNNRQRLADCSIGFARGTLGGKGGRIYTVTDSSDHDTVNPKPGTLRHAVIQDEPLWIVFSTNMVIELKHELIFNSFKTIDGRGVNVHITGNGCLTLQYVSHIIIHNIHVHHCKPSGNTDIASSPTHVGRRGRSDGDGISIFGSQKIWVDHCSLSYCTDGLVDAVMGSTGITISNSYFAHHDEVMLLGHDDRYLPDSGMQVTIAFNVFGVGLVQRMPRCRRGYIHVVNNDFTSWQMYAIGGSGNPTINSQGNRYSAPGDPSAKEVTKRVDTDEKDWTGWNWRTDGDIMVNGAYFVPSGAGVMTQYVKASSVEPKSATLVEQLTSNAGVFGETREETGSYSYPGYTGTTNAGSGGRGGSSGNDGDFFGMIFGSGAPPLPPSRLIASIFLSFLIILFLHSTTKVFYHYYCCSIHYKRKGINDN